The genomic stretch GACGCCGAGACCGTTGGCGATGGCAGCGGCCACGAACGGGACCGCGCCCGCCTTGACGGCCTTGCGGTGATCCGCCATGCCGCCCGTCGTCGTCATGGTCGACTCGATGGCGTAGAGGCGGCTCATCGAGCCCCGCTCGTCGACGCGGCGCGAGGCGGCGTACTGGCGGTTGTTCCAGACCGAGTTGGGGTCCTCGGCACCGATGAAGTCGGCGTCGAGGGAGACGATCACGTCCGCCTGGGCGAACCGGTAGAGCGGGCGGGCGGGCTGGCCGAGGGCCTGCTGCGTGCCGAGCGCCTGGTGGTCGTCGAGATGGGGGTGTAGCGTGATCCAGCGCGCGCCGGGCGTGGCGGCGAGGAAGCGGTCGCGGAGGGCGTCGGCCGTGGGCGACGCCGAGGGCTCTGCGAGCACGGCGACGGCGCCGGACTGGGCGCGGAGGCGCCCTGCTGCGGCCACGAACGCGCCCCAGTCGGCACGGGCGGGCTCGCCCTCCCCACGCATCCAGACGTGGCGGCTGCGATCCGGATCGTAGAGCTGCAGGACGGACGCCTGCGCGAAGAGGTCGGTCGAGCCGCCCGAGATCGGGTGCTCGGGGTTGCCCTCGACCTTGGTCGGGCGCCCCTCGTGGCTCTGCACCAGGAGCGCGTGCCCGACGCCGCCGAGCGGCATCGCGGTCGCGAAGTAGGTCGGCACGCCCGGCACCACGTCTTCGGGCTTGCGGGCGTACGGCAGGATGGTCTCGACCGGCCGGCGGCAGCCGGTCATGCCCGCGAGGGCCGCGCTGGCGCCCATCACCTTGAGGAACGAGCGGCGGCTGGTGCCCTCGTCGGCCTCGGTCACCGGGGCGTCCGGCAGGAACTCGTTCTGGGCGAGGGCCCCGAGGGCGCCGTCGCGGCCGGCGCGGCTGCGCCACGTGGGCGCCTGGCCGGCGGCGGCCTGCGCGTCTTCGTCAGCGGCCGTCTGGGCGGCGCTCAGGACGTCGAGCTCAATCATAGTGTGTTGAACGTGGAAGGTTCAAACGTGGAAGGTTGAGGGGGCGGAGGACAGACGTTCCACCTTCAACCTCGCACGCTCAACGCTCTAGTAGTGGCAGGCCGAGCAGTTCTGAGGGGGCTTGATGCCCTCCTGCTCGATGCGCTCGCGGTTGGCAGCGATGTCAGCCTCGGTCATCTCGTCGAGATAGCCCATCTGGGTCACGAGCGACGGGTCGCGGAGGTGCTCCTCCGGGTTGCGGTGGCACTCCAGGCACCAGCCCATCGAGAGGGGCTCGACCTGCGAGACGACCACCATCTGGTCCACGCGCCCGTGGCAGCTCTCACAGCCGACGCCCACATTGACGTGAGCCGCGTGGCTGAACTGCGCGTAATCCGGGATGTGGTGGATCTTGACCCACTCCACCGGCACGCCCGTCGCCCAGCTCTCGCGCACCGGCAGCAGCTGCGCCGACTCGGTGGCGACCACGCCGTGGCAGTTCATGCACGTCTGCGTGCTCGGCACGTTGGCGTGCGGGCTCTGCTCGACGTGGTTGTGGCAGTACCGGCAGTCCATCCCGAGCTGGCCCGCATGGAAGGCGTGGCTGTACGGGACGGGCTGCTCGGGCATGTACCCGACCTCGTAGAACCTCGGCGAGAGGTAGTACCAGCCGCCCACGACGACGACGAGGCCGCCGAGGAGCACGACGAGAAGCGAAACGGCCGGGAGGGCGTTGGCGTTGCGCGGGAAAAGCTGAGGCATGACCGCTGGGTGAGGGAGCCCGTCGAGCGATAGAGGGGCGCTCGCGAAGGTAGATCGGCCCCTGAGAGGGACCCGGCGAAGATAGATAGAATGGCCGTCCCGGAGCGCGAGAACCGCCTGCCGGAGCGTTGCGGATCGGTCGCTGGAGGGCCGGGGCCGGCACCACCTTCGTCTGCCCACAGGATACCCACGCTCGCCGTCCGTTTCAGGCCGCACTGAAAGAGGCCGCGCGCGTCCGGCGTGAGAATCGGAGCGAGAGGCCGACCGCCGCCGTCGCCAGGCCGAGCGTCAGTCCCCACCAGAGGCCGGGGGCGCCGCCCCCCCACGCCAGCCCTAGCACGCCGCCGACCGTGATGCCGACGCCCCAGTATGCCCCCGCCGCGATCAGCATCGGCACGCGGGTGTCCTTGAGGCCCCGCAGCGCACCCGCCACCGACGCCTGCACGCCGTCGAACAACTGAAAGACGGCCGCGATGCCGAGCAGCGTCGCCGCGAGGGCGGCCACCTCGGGCTGAGGGTCGGCCCCGGCGTAGAGCCAGACCACGGCCTCGGGGGCGAGCCAGAAGAAGAGCGCCGAGCCCGCCATGAAGACGGCGCCGAGGCCCGTCGCCGTCCACCCCGCCCGGGCGGCGCCCGCGAGGTCCCCCGCGCCTGCCGCCTGCCCGACGCGAATGCCGCCGGCCATCCCGATCCCGAGTGGCACCATGAACGTGACGCTGGCCGCGTTGAGCGCGATCTGGTGTGCCGCCAACGCCACCTCGTGGTCGGGCAGCCGCCCGACGAGCAGGGTCGCCGCAGTGAAGATGCCCGCCTCCAGCCCGAACCCCACGCCGATGGGCCACCCGAGGCGGAACAGCGCGCCGAGGGCCTCGGGATCCGGCCGCCGCAGCCCGGCGAACACGCGAAAGCGCGCCAGCGGCCCCGTGCGGACGTACAGCGCCAGGGCGATGAACATGAGCGTCATCGTCCCGGCCGAGCTCCACCCCGTGCCGACGACGCCCAGCGCGGGCAGGCCCCACGCACCGAACATGAGCCCGTAGTTGAGCACCACGTTGGCGCCGACGCCCAGGAGCGTCACCGCGAGCACGGGCCGGGGCCGGGCGTCGCCCTCACAGAGCCCGCGGAGCGCCGTGAACAGCAGGTTCGGCACGAAGCCCCAGCGGATCGCGCCGAGGTAGGCGGCCGCCAGTGCCGCCGTCTCGGGCGCCTGCCCGGTCGCCAGGAGCACCGGCTCGGCGAACCCCAGCCCGACCGTGCAGGGGATGCCCAGGATCAGCGCGAGCCACAGGCCCTGCCGTGCCCCCCGCCCCGCGGCGTCCTCGTCCCCTGCGCCCACCGCCTGCGCGACGGTCGGCTGGACCGCGATGAGCACGCCGACGCAGATCAGCGCCAGGGTGAAGAAGGTCGTGGACCCCAGCACGATGGCGGCCAGCGCCTCGGTTCCCAACCGGCCCACCATCATCACGTCCACGAAGCTCATCGACATCTGCGAGAGCTGGACGAGGACGAGCGGGACGGCGAGCGTGAGCGTGGCGCGGACCTCGCCACTCACCGGCAGGCGAGGCATGGACTCCGTGGGGGGAGCGGCAAGCTACCCTCCCGCCCCGCCCGCCTTGGGGGGCCATTGGCCTCTGCCGCTCCGACACGGCGACCGATCGGGGCGGCCCCACGCCCGCCTGAGCCGGGAGATGCCCGGTTAACGTCTTTGTGACAGACGCCCCGCCTCGGACCGCATACTTTGCACCTGATGCACGCCGCCCCGCCCCGCCTCCAGACCGCGACGGACACCGTCGACGTGTCCGTCGTCATCGTGACGTACAACGTGCGGGAGTTCCTGGAGCAGGCGCTCCGGTCGGTCGAGCAGGCGAGCGCGGGGCTGACCGTCGAGACGTTCGTCGTCGACAACGACTCAGCCGACGGCTCGGCGCAGATGGTGCGCGAGCGCTTCCCGGACGTGCGGCTGATCGCCAACGAGGAAAACGTGGGCTTCGCGACGGCCAACAACCAGGCCATCCGCGAGGCGGCGGGGCGCCACGTGCTGGTCCTCAACCCGGACACGATCCTCCAGGAGGACACGCTCCGCACGATGGTCGCCTTCATGGACGACCACCCCGAGGCGGGCGCCGTCGGCTGCCGCATCCTCAACCCGGACGGCACCTTCGCGCCCGAGAGCCGCCGCGCCTTCCCGACGCCCGCGGTCGCCTTCTACCGCATCGCGGGCCTGAGCAAGCTCTTCCCGCAGAGCCCGACGTTCGGCCGCTACAACCTGACGTACCTCCCGCTCGACGAGGTCTGCGAGGTCGACGCGCTCTCGGGCTCGTGCATGATGGTGCGGCGGGACGCCGTCCTGGGTTCGGAGTCCGATGCGTCGGCGCCGGGAACGTCGGCGGGCCTCTTCGACGAAGCCTTCTTCATGTATGGGGAGGACCTCGACTGGTGCTACCGGATCCAGCAGGCGGGCTGGCGGATCTACTACACGCCGGACACCCAGATCGTCCACTACAAGGGAGAGAGCACCAAGAAGGGCGACCTCCGCTACGTGATGCTCTTCTACGGGGCCATGCTCCGATTCGTGGAGAAGCACGTGACGCACCGCGAGGGGGCAGGCGTGGCGGACCGGATCGCGTCGGCCCTGCTGGCCGTGGGGCTCCGGCTCGGAATCGTCAGCCGGGCGGCGCTGGCGGCGCTGGGGCGGGTCGGCCGGGCGGTCTCGGGGCCCGTGGTGGATGGCGCGCTGGCGTGGGCGGCGCTCGCTGCGACGGCCGCGGCATGGAGCCGCGCCGACGGCTTCACGTTCGAGGCGAGCTACTACGCGTTCGTGCTGCCCGCCTACGCCGCCGTGCTGGTGTCGGCCGTCGGCCTGACAGGGGGCTACCGTCGGACGGGGCAGTCGCTCCGGCCGGTGCTGGCCGGCGCCGCGCTGGCCGGCCTCGCCGTGGCCGCCCTCGCCTTCTTCGTGCCGACGCTCGCCTTCAGCCGCGCGGTCGTCGGCCTCGGGCTGGGCGTGGCGGCGGGCCTGCTGCTCGCCCGGCGACTCCGTGGGCGGGCCGCGCGGAGCGCCCCCCGGCGCGCGCTGCTGGTCGGCGCGGGTGGCGAAGCAGAACGGCTCCAGCGCCTCCTCGACGACCACGCCCGCGGCAGCACGGTCGTCGGCTACGTGGCCGAGACCGAGGCGGACGGCACGCTCCCGTGGCTCGGGCGCCCGCGCCAGCTCCGCGACCTCGCCCGCCTTCACGGGGCCAACGACATCGTCTTCGCCTCGGACAGCCTCACCAACACGGCCATCCTCGATGGCATGCGGGCGCTCCGCGACCTCCCGGTCCAGCTCAAGATCCTCGCCTCGGGCCACGACCGAATCATCGGCAAGGCGTCCGTGGAGGACTACGCGGCGCCGCTGCAGGCCGCCGAGCGGACCGTCGCGCCCCTCCGCCCGGCGTGGACGCGCCGCGTGGTCGAGGTGCCCGTCGCGGTGGCGTTCGTGCTGCTCGGCCCCGGCCTTCGGCTGCTGGCGCGGCTCCGCCCCAGCGCGCACCTCACCCGCCTCGGCACGCTGGCAGACCAGATGCCCGCCGTGCTCGCCGGCCGCCTCGCGCTCGTCGGCTACGACACCGACGGCGCACATCCGCCTCCGGCGTGGGGCCTGCTGCCCGGTGCCGTCTCGGTGCTCGACACGCGCGGCCCGCGACCCCGCACCATCGCCGAGGCGCATCGGGCGTACTGGTTCTACGCGCGGCATCAGTCCGCATGGCTGGACCTCGACATCCTGCTCCGCGCCCTCTGGGCCGAGCCGGCCGACGGGCCGACGACCTCGGCCGGAGGCTGACACAGCCCCCGGCCCGGCACCCACCGGAGACTCTGTGACGCGGGGTCGCCGCCTCGACCGAGCGGAGCGCTACCTTTGGGCATGGCTCATCTCCTCGACTTCGAGAAGCCCCTCGCCGACCTCGAGGCCAAGCTCTCCGAGCTGCGCGCCTTCGAGGCCGAGGACGGCTCCGTCGACCTCTCCGCCCAGGTCGCCGCGCTCGAAACCCGCGTCGACACCCTCCGGCAGTCGATCTACCGCGGCCTCACGCGGTGGCAGCGCGTGCAACTCGCGCGCCACCCCGAGCGGCCCTACACGCTCGACTACATCGGCGCCCTCACGTCGGGGTTCACCGAACTCCACGGCGACCGCCTCTTCGCCGACGACCGCGCGCTCGTCGGCGGCCCGTCAACGTTCCGCGGCTCGCGCTACGGCTCCGTCGACCGCGCCGTGATGGTGCTCGGTCACCAGAAGGGACGCGACACCAAGCAGCGCAAGGAGCGCCGCTTCGGGATGCCCAACCCCGAGGGCTACCGCAAGGCCCAGCGGCTGATGGAGATGGCGGCCAAGTTCGGCAAGCCCATCATCACGTTCCTCGACACGCCCGGCGCGTACCCCGGCCTGGAGGCCGAGGAGCGCGGCCAGGCCGAGGCCATTGCCCGCAACCTGCTCGTCATGGCTCGGCTGCCGGTGCCCATCATCATCGTCGTGATCGGCGAGGGGGCGTCGGGCGGCGCGCTCGGCATCGGCGTCGGCGATCGCGTGCTGATGCTGGAGAACGCGTGGTACTCGGTCATCTCGCCGGAGTCCTGCTCGTCCATCCTGTGGCGCTCCTGGGACCACAAGGAGGACGCGGCGCGGGCGCTCAAGTTGACCGCGCCCGACCTCATCCAGCACGCCGTCATCGACGAGATCGTGTCCGAGCCCGTCGGCGGCGCCCACCGCGATCCGGCGGCGACGTTCGACGCGACCGGCCGCGCCATCGCGACCCACCTCGACCACCTGCTCGGCCTCGACACCGACGCGCTCCTCGACGGACGCCTCGCCAAGTTCGACGCGATGGGCTCGTTCGAGGAACGCTAGCGCCGTCCGCCTCGGCCCCGAGGCGGCGTGCGTCGCGCCTCACCGCTGCCCGCCCATGCTGAGCTACGTCCACCGCCACCGCGTCCGGTACCGCGAGTGCGACCCGATGGGGGTCGTCTACCATGCCCACGTGGTCGACTGGTTCGAGGCGGCACGGACGGAGGCGCTCCGCGAGGCCGGGCTGCCGTACCGCGAGTTGGAAGAGAGCGGCGTCATCATGCCGGTCGTGGACCTGTCCGTGAAGTACCACGCGAGCGTGTTCTACGACGACCTCGTCGAGGTGGAGGCGTCGTTTCCGAGCGTCGGCGTGCGGCTGCCGATCGACTACGCGGTGCGCCGGGTCGGTGAGGAGAAGGTGCTCATCTCGGGTCGCGTGACGCTCTGCTTCGTCGATCGGGAGCGGGGGCGGCCAGTGGCGCCGCCGGACCGCGTGCGGGCTGTCTTCGAACGGGAATGAGCAAGGCGCTCTGGCGGAAACTCGGCTACCGTCGCGGGATGGTCGCGTGCCTCGACGAGGCGCCCGAGCACTACCGCGCGCTGCTCCGCGGCCTGCCCCAGGATGTCCGCCTCGACGGGACGCTGGACGACCGCCCGAAGCTGATCCACCACTTCACGACCGAGGCGGAGGGCCTGCGCGCCCGGCTGGCCGTGTTCAAGGACGTGATCCCGAAGACCGGCGCCATCTGGATCTCGTGGCCGAAGAAGGCCTCCGGTGTGCCGACCGACATGTCCGGCGACGCCGTCCGCGCCGCCGCCCTGCCGCTCGGGCTGGTGGACGTCAAGGTCTGCCGCATCGACCAGACCTGGACGGCGTTGAAGCTGGTGATCCGGAAGGAGGACCGCTAGCGGGCTCCTTTGGGAGATCCTGATGCGCGCGTCGCGGGGAACCGAACGCGCCGCCCCTGCGAAGTCGAGGAAACCGCCCCCGTCGCCGTGTCCCTCTCCCGCCGTCAGTTCGTCGCCCGGAGCGCCGCCGCCACCGCCGCGCTGCCCTTCCTCACCCCCCTCGCCTCGGCGAGCCCGCTAGCCACCCCGCCGAGGTGGGCCGCCCCGGCTTCCGGGCGGGCGGAGTTCACCGACATCCGCCGCGGCGTGGGCGCGTTCACGGACCGTGGCGGGACCATCGGGTACCTGAAGAGCGACGCCGCGCTGGTGGCCGTCGACACCCAGTTCCCGGAGTCGGCGCAGATCTTCCTCGACGGGCTCCGCGAGGGCAGTGACCGACGGCTGGACGTGCTCGTCAACACGCACCACCACGGCGACCACACGGCGGGCAACGCGGTGCTGGCGCCCGTCGCCGACCTGCACGTGGCCCACGAGGCCGTGCCCGGCCTGCAGCGCGCCCGCGCCGTCGGCAGCGACGGCTACGCTACCCAGCGCTACGCCGACGAGACGTTTCGCGAGTCGTGGCGGGCCGACCTCGGCGACGAGGTCCTCGCGCTCCACTACTTCGGCCCCGCGCATACCTGCGGCGACGCCGTGGTCCACTTCGAGCGCGCCGACGTGGTCCACATGGGCGACCTCGTGTTCAACCGCCGCCAGCCGTTCATCGACCGGGCCGGTGGCGCCTCGGTCGAGGCCTGGGGCACGCTCCTCGAAACCGTCCACAGCCGGTTCTCCGACGAAACCGCGTTCGTGTTCGGCCACGCGGGCGACGGCTTCCCGGTCATCGGCACGCGTGCCGACCTGCTGACGATGCGCGACTTCCTCGCCGCCGCTCGCCGCGCCATCGTGCCCCGCGCGGCCGATGGCGCCACCGCGGTCGACATCGAGGGGCTTCTCATTCCGGGCTTCGAGGACTGGGGCGAGACGCCCGCGCGCGTCGCCGAGCCCATCATCGCCGAGTTCGCCGGCGGCTGAGGCCCCCGGCCGCACCGTCGCGCCGTAGCATGCTACGGCGCTCCCCCGATGCCGCCTCGTCTCCTCCCCGCATGCTGCCTCTCCCCGACGCCGTCGCCGCCGACCTCTCCGACCTGATCACCCGCGCCCTCGCCGAGGACCTCGGCACCGGCGACGTGACCACCGAGGCGACCATCCCCGAGGGCACCCGCGCGACGGCGCGCTTCCTGCTCAAGGAGGACGGCGTCGTGGCCGGGCTGGCCGTCGCCGAGCGCGTGTTCGAGGCGGTCGACCCCGCGCTTCAGGTGACGTGGACGGCGGCCGACGGCGACCGGCTCACGGCCGGGACCGTGTTTGGGACCGTCGTCGGGCGAGCCCGGTCGATCCTGGTGGCCGAGCGGCTGGCGCTCAACCTGATGCAGCGCATGGGCGGCGTGGCGACGGCCGCAGCGCGAATGGCGGAGAAAGCCGCTCCGGCGACCGTGCTCGACACCCGCAAGACGGTGCCCGGCCTGCGGATGCTCGACAAGTGGGCCGTCGCGCTGGGCGGCGCCCAGAACCACCGCGTCGGGCTCTACGACATGGTGCTGGTGAAGGACAACCACATCGCCGCGGCGGGCGGCATCCGGCAGGCCATCGAGGCGGTCGGGCGCCACACCGAGGCGGCCGGCCTCGACGTGCCCGTGGAGGTGGAGGCGCGCACGCTCGACGAGGTCGACGCCGTGCT from Rubrivirga sp. SAORIC476 encodes the following:
- a CDS encoding glycosyltransferase family 2 protein, whose amino-acid sequence is MHAAPPRLQTATDTVDVSVVIVTYNVREFLEQALRSVEQASAGLTVETFVVDNDSADGSAQMVRERFPDVRLIANEENVGFATANNQAIREAAGRHVLVLNPDTILQEDTLRTMVAFMDDHPEAGAVGCRILNPDGTFAPESRRAFPTPAVAFYRIAGLSKLFPQSPTFGRYNLTYLPLDEVCEVDALSGSCMMVRRDAVLGSESDASAPGTSAGLFDEAFFMYGEDLDWCYRIQQAGWRIYYTPDTQIVHYKGESTKKGDLRYVMLFYGAMLRFVEKHVTHREGAGVADRIASALLAVGLRLGIVSRAALAALGRVGRAVSGPVVDGALAWAALAATAAAWSRADGFTFEASYYAFVLPAYAAVLVSAVGLTGGYRRTGQSLRPVLAGAALAGLAVAALAFFVPTLAFSRAVVGLGLGVAAGLLLARRLRGRAARSAPRRALLVGAGGEAERLQRLLDDHARGSTVVGYVAETEADGTLPWLGRPRQLRDLARLHGANDIVFASDSLTNTAILDGMRALRDLPVQLKILASGHDRIIGKASVEDYAAPLQAAERTVAPLRPAWTRRVVEVPVAVAFVLLGPGLRLLARLRPSAHLTRLGTLADQMPAVLAGRLALVGYDTDGAHPPPAWGLLPGAVSVLDTRGPRPRTIAEAHRAYWFYARHQSAWLDLDILLRALWAEPADGPTTSAGG
- a CDS encoding DUF3052 family protein, translating into MSKALWRKLGYRRGMVACLDEAPEHYRALLRGLPQDVRLDGTLDDRPKLIHHFTTEAEGLRARLAVFKDVIPKTGAIWISWPKKASGVPTDMSGDAVRAAALPLGLVDVKVCRIDQTWTALKLVIRKEDR
- a CDS encoding acetyl-CoA carboxylase carboxyltransferase subunit alpha — its product is MAHLLDFEKPLADLEAKLSELRAFEAEDGSVDLSAQVAALETRVDTLRQSIYRGLTRWQRVQLARHPERPYTLDYIGALTSGFTELHGDRLFADDRALVGGPSTFRGSRYGSVDRAVMVLGHQKGRDTKQRKERRFGMPNPEGYRKAQRLMEMAAKFGKPIITFLDTPGAYPGLEAEERGQAEAIARNLLVMARLPVPIIIVVIGEGASGGALGIGVGDRVLMLENAWYSVISPESCSSILWRSWDHKEDAARALKLTAPDLIQHAVIDEIVSEPVGGAHRDPAATFDATGRAIATHLDHLLGLDTDALLDGRLAKFDAMGSFEER
- the nadC gene encoding carboxylating nicotinate-nucleotide diphosphorylase, giving the protein MLPLPDAVAADLSDLITRALAEDLGTGDVTTEATIPEGTRATARFLLKEDGVVAGLAVAERVFEAVDPALQVTWTAADGDRLTAGTVFGTVVGRARSILVAERLALNLMQRMGGVATAAARMAEKAAPATVLDTRKTVPGLRMLDKWAVALGGAQNHRVGLYDMVLVKDNHIAAAGGIRQAIEAVGRHTEAAGLDVPVEVEARTLDEVDAVLAAVRDGARVDRVLLDNMARRTPDGLDVSVLEEAVRRVGNAIQTEASGNVTLDTVGRIGATGVDFISSGALTHSVTALDVSLKIGLEPC
- a CDS encoding thioesterase family protein; amino-acid sequence: MLSYVHRHRVRYRECDPMGVVYHAHVVDWFEAARTEALREAGLPYRELEESGVIMPVVDLSVKYHASVFYDDLVEVEASFPSVGVRLPIDYAVRRVGEEKVLISGRVTLCFVDRERGRPVAPPDRVRAVFERE
- a CDS encoding cytochrome c3 family protein → MPQLFPRNANALPAVSLLVVLLGGLVVVVGGWYYLSPRFYEVGYMPEQPVPYSHAFHAGQLGMDCRYCHNHVEQSPHANVPSTQTCMNCHGVVATESAQLLPVRESWATGVPVEWVKIHHIPDYAQFSHAAHVNVGVGCESCHGRVDQMVVVSQVEPLSMGWCLECHRNPEEHLRDPSLVTQMGYLDEMTEADIAANRERIEQEGIKPPQNCSACHY
- a CDS encoding MBL fold metallo-hydrolase is translated as MSLSRRQFVARSAAATAALPFLTPLASASPLATPPRWAAPASGRAEFTDIRRGVGAFTDRGGTIGYLKSDAALVAVDTQFPESAQIFLDGLREGSDRRLDVLVNTHHHGDHTAGNAVLAPVADLHVAHEAVPGLQRARAVGSDGYATQRYADETFRESWRADLGDEVLALHYFGPAHTCGDAVVHFERADVVHMGDLVFNRRQPFIDRAGGASVEAWGTLLETVHSRFSDETAFVFGHAGDGFPVIGTRADLLTMRDFLAAARRAIVPRAADGATAVDIEGLLIPGFEDWGETPARVAEPIIAEFAGG
- a CDS encoding MATE family efflux transporter; its protein translation is MPRLPVSGEVRATLTLAVPLVLVQLSQMSMSFVDVMMVGRLGTEALAAIVLGSTTFFTLALICVGVLIAVQPTVAQAVGAGDEDAAGRGARQGLWLALILGIPCTVGLGFAEPVLLATGQAPETAALAAAYLGAIRWGFVPNLLFTALRGLCEGDARPRPVLAVTLLGVGANVVLNYGLMFGAWGLPALGVVGTGWSSAGTMTLMFIALALYVRTGPLARFRVFAGLRRPDPEALGALFRLGWPIGVGFGLEAGIFTAATLLVGRLPDHEVALAAHQIALNAASVTFMVPLGIGMAGGIRVGQAAGAGDLAGAARAGWTATGLGAVFMAGSALFFWLAPEAVVWLYAGADPQPEVAALAATLLGIAAVFQLFDGVQASVAGALRGLKDTRVPMLIAAGAYWGVGITVGGVLGLAWGGGAPGLWWGLTLGLATAAVGLSLRFSRRTRAASFSAA